Below is a window of Quercus robur chromosome 6, dhQueRobu3.1, whole genome shotgun sequence DNA.
aagcttccccattacCTCCAAGCACATATAGTCATCGTCCTAACTCAACTTCCACTCAGGGCCATACTTCGAAGTGCTGATTACACGATGAGGATTGCAAAGtggcagttctaggggcttttgacatcaaatacatgTCTCGTACCTCTATCAAGGGTCAGGTACTGGCAAACCTCGTGGCCGAGTTCACTGAACCCCCATTAGAAGAAACATCAACGACAcagaacatggatggaaaatcggttggcacaatCTCCCTGCAAGAACCTTTATTCTGGAAGGTATACGTTGATGGTGCGGCAAATCAAAGTGGCtctggagtggggctagttctaaTCTCACCCAAGAAGCTCACCATTGAAAAGTCACTAAGATTGTGCTTCTTGGCCACGAATAATGAAGCTGAATACGAAGCCTTGCTGGAGGGAATGTCCATGATTCAAAGAATGGGAGGAAAGGCAGTAAAGATGTTCTCGGACTTGAGGCTGGTCGTTGGCCAAGTGAAGGGCAAACTAGAAGCAAGAGACGAGAGAATGCAAGGGTATTTAAGTCAGGTTAGGCATTTGCAATCAGGATTTGAATCCTTCACCCTATTGCACGTCCCTAGGAGTGGAAATACACATGCCGATTCCCTGGCCACGCTTACAACCTCCTCGACGTAGAGCCTACCTCAAGTTATCTTTATAGAAGACTTGTGCAAACCCACAGTGGTAAAGGGACAAGCGGTTCATGTTCACCAAATCAGAATAGGGCCCAGTTAGATGGATCCTATAGTACTATATCTGAGAGAGGACATCTTGCCGGAAGACAAATCAAAAGCTGATAAGATAAGGAGAAAAGCGCCTTGTTTCTGGCTGTTCGAggaccaaaaattgtacaagTGCTCTTTTATGGGCCATATCTACT
It encodes the following:
- the LOC126690038 gene encoding uncharacterized protein LOC126690038, coding for MSRTSIKGQVLANLVAEFTEPPLEETSTTQNMDGKSVGTISLQEPLFWKVYVDGAANQSGSGVGLVLISPKKLTIEKSLRLCFLATNNEAEYEALLEGMSMIQRMGGKAVKMFSDLRLVVGQVKGKLEARDERMQGYLSQVRHLQSGFESFTLLHVPRSGNTHADSLATLTTSST